The following DNA comes from Longimicrobium sp..
CTCGCCCAGCTCCCACACCACGCCCGCCCACGACAGCATCTTCAGCGCGTAGAACGTCGGGTCGACCTCGTACCAGCGGAACCCCTGCCGCGTGGAGCGCTGGTAGGCGTGGTGGTTGTTGTGCCACCCCTCGCCGAGCGTGATGACGGCGAGCCACCAGTTGTTGCGCGAGTCGTCGCCAGTGACGTAGCGCTGCTTCCCGTGCACGTGCGCCAGCGAGTTGATGAAGAAGGTGCCGTGGTACAGCAGCACCGTGCTCCAGAAGAAGCCCACGACCAGCGCCGTCCATCCCCCGAACACGAAGCAGGCGACGCCGAGCGCGATCGCGGGCACCAGCGGCCACCGCTCCAGCCACGCCAGCTCGCGATAGCGCGCCAGGTCCGGCACCGCGTCCATCTCCGTCTCTTCATTCCTGCGGTCGAAGATCCACCCCACGTGCGAGTACAGGAACCCGCGCATCCGCGGCGAGTGCACGTCCAGCTCGGTGTCGGAGTGGCGATGGTGATGGCGATGCACCGCCGCCCACCAGAGCGCCCCGCGCTGCGCCGAGCTCTGCGCCAGCCACGCCAGCACGAGCTGCCCCGCGCGGCTGGTCTTGAACGAGCGATGCGAGAAGTAGCGGTGGTACCCCGCCGTCACCCCGAACATGCGCACGACGTAGAGCACGACGCAGAGGACCAGCGCGCTCCACGTCACCCCAGTCCAGATCGCCCCGAGACAGGCGAGATGAACAAGGATGAACGGGATCGCGGCCGGGTAGATGATGTCGTCGTGGAACTCTTCCCCGTGAGCGTGGGAAGATGCGGCGGCGTGGCGTGCGGACATCGCGGCTCCGGGTGCGGAACGATTGACGAGACCCGATTCACCGGGTACGTTGAAGATATTGACCGAGCGGTCAATGGTCAATCTCCGGCTCCCTCTCTCGCATCCGACGTGAACCCATCTCCCAACGACGGCGGCAGTTACGATG
Coding sequences within:
- a CDS encoding acyl-CoA desaturase, translating into MSARHAAASSHAHGEEFHDDIIYPAAIPFILVHLACLGAIWTGVTWSALVLCVVLYVVRMFGVTAGYHRYFSHRSFKTSRAGQLVLAWLAQSSAQRGALWWAAVHRHHHRHSDTELDVHSPRMRGFLYSHVGWIFDRRNEETEMDAVPDLARYRELAWLERWPLVPAIALGVACFVFGGWTALVVGFFWSTVLLYHGTFFINSLAHVHGKQRYVTGDDSRNNWWLAVITLGEGWHNNHHAYQRSTRQGFRWYEVDPTFYALKMLSWAGVVWELGEPPAEVVRNERRLGAATVEKVAHQLAAAFPADRIAAQVHAALAAAPHLEDVRAALRSAQTQAASALANVHLPELPTL